The Sphingobium sp. JS3065 genome includes a region encoding these proteins:
- a CDS encoding SDR family oxidoreductase has translation MNLFDLTGKVAIVTGSSRGIGRAIAEAYAAAGAHVVISSRKQPACQAVADAINATYGEERTIAIAASISDKAALEAMVAETRERLGRIDLLVCNAASNPYYGPMAGISDDQFRKIFDNNVLANHWLISMVAPEMMARRDGSIIIISSIGGLIGSDVIGAYNVSKAADFQLVRNLAIEFGPHNVRINAIAPGVIRTDFARALWEDPKAEAALQRATPLGRIGEPEEIAGTAVFLASKASAYMTGQGLVVDGGFTIKGGL, from the coding sequence ATGAACCTGTTCGACCTGACCGGTAAGGTCGCCATCGTCACCGGCTCTTCACGCGGCATCGGGCGCGCCATCGCGGAAGCCTATGCGGCGGCCGGGGCGCACGTCGTGATCTCCAGCCGCAAGCAACCGGCCTGCCAGGCGGTCGCCGACGCCATCAACGCCACCTATGGGGAGGAACGGACAATCGCCATAGCGGCCAGCATTTCGGACAAGGCCGCCCTGGAGGCGATGGTCGCAGAGACCAGGGAAAGGCTGGGGCGTATCGACCTGCTCGTCTGCAACGCCGCCTCCAATCCCTATTATGGCCCGATGGCGGGGATCAGCGACGATCAGTTCCGCAAGATCTTCGACAATAATGTCCTGGCCAATCATTGGCTGATATCGATGGTCGCGCCGGAGATGATGGCGCGCCGCGACGGATCGATCATCATCATCTCCTCTATCGGGGGGCTGATCGGTTCCGACGTGATCGGCGCCTATAATGTCTCGAAGGCGGCGGATTTCCAGCTCGTGCGCAACCTGGCAATCGAGTTCGGTCCCCATAATGTCCGCATCAACGCCATCGCGCCGGGCGTCATCCGCACCGATTTCGCGCGCGCCCTCTGGGAAGACCCGAAGGCCGAGGCGGCGCTGCAACGGGCGACGCCGCTGGGTCGGATCGGGGAACCGGAGGAGATAGCGGGCACCGCCGTTTTCCTCGCCTCCAAAGCCTCGGCCTATATGACCGGGCAGGGGCTGGTGGTCGACGGCGGTTTCACCATCAAGGGCGGCCTTTGA
- a CDS encoding BLUF domain-containing protein yields MLARWSYISTSRLDAIDIEECIRDIVTVSIPRNRSLEVTGSLLFTGRRFAQYLEGAPPAIEEIKAAILRDSRHGDVRTIASGEYAHRRFVTWSLAYAGPSHFVADIVERALSDALENGDEGIEALIQTMSEFSIHGRS; encoded by the coding sequence ATGCTCGCCCGATGGTCCTACATCAGCACGAGCCGGTTGGACGCGATCGATATCGAAGAGTGCATCCGGGATATCGTCACCGTTTCGATCCCCCGCAACCGTTCGCTGGAGGTGACTGGCTCGCTCCTGTTCACCGGCCGCCGCTTCGCCCAATATCTGGAAGGGGCGCCGCCCGCCATCGAAGAGATCAAGGCAGCTATCCTGCGGGATTCGCGGCATGGGGATGTCCGCACCATCGCGTCGGGCGAATATGCCCACCGCCGCTTCGTCACCTGGTCCCTCGCCTATGCCGGCCCCTCCCATTTCGTCGCGGATATCGTGGAACGCGCCCTGAGCGACGCGCTGGAAAATGGGGATGAGGGGATCGAAGCACTCATCCAGACGATGTCGGAATTCTCGATCCACGGCCGTAGCTGA